The DNA segment ATATCACCTACCGACTAAGGACCCTTTAATTAATGATCTCTGTTCTTTTGCAACAGCATTTCTGGCATCCTCTTCTTTTACAAATTGGACAAATCCATAACCCCTTGGATGCACAGATGCATCTGAAAATGGACGTTCATGTTTGAAGAGCTCTCATAAAAACTACAAATGGTGTGACTTGAGCTCACATCTAATCATTCATAACATCCACAAGTAAATACCAAGTTCATGCATTACATAAGTCAagaatttgtaaacaaacaccACTAAAGATGTCATATAACCTCATTAAAAAGTCAACTGATGCAGCGTAAGAAGGATTTTTCTTCCGAAATAACCTCACCCAAAATATTGCCATAAGGAAGAAAATGCTTCTCTAATTCCTCCCTAGTTATTCTGTCTGATGGCAGGTGTCCAACAAAGATCCTTGCATTCAAATACTTGGGGTCATCACTAGCTATTGGTCGTTCTGGCACGGGACTGACTGAACGTTTTCGCTGGCGACTTGGCTCTCTACTCTTGGATCCTCGACCCTGGGAAGTTTGTCCTCTCTGATGACGAGGACTTTTGCTGCGAGATCTGATGCGCTTTTTTTGGCTTCTAGCATTTTTGCTGGCTGATGAGTTGGAGGAGGCAGAGCTACTGCTACTCCTTCGGCGTCGGTAAGGACTTCTTGGCATCGAGGATAATGCTTCAGCTATGGACAAATGTCAGCTAAACACAAAGCATACAATTATTACTACTGGTCCACATTTATTGATGACAAGCCAGTTTAGTTCATTAAAATAATGAACATCAACTGAGATTAGTAGTGCATAATTTTTCCACCACAGTAGCTTCAGCACAATCTGCCACCCTTCAATGCAAACTCTACATACTATGTGGGATCTCTAAACTACTGATCAGACATGATCGTAATCAGATGTTTGAACATCATTCCCCACACCAAGAAAATGTAGAGTGCTCATTgatttcatttccataaaaaagAGTTTCAGTTCTGGGGAGCAATTTGGAAGTAGCCCTCACCAAAGTTTGCGAAATGGCTCATGTTGAAGGTATCTTGAGGTTTGGTGGAATTTATGGGATTTTTAGGTTTTCCTTATATACACGCGTGACATATTTTCTCTTCTGGCAAATTTGCACTGCTGCATGGATGTGGCCATGTTTTATATTGACACTACTTTCTAAAAGAACTAGTACATCCAACAAAGCGACATGGCTAAATCtagcctacctttagaataaaGCACCGCAAACTTTTAAAAACGTTTATTTAACATTACAAATATCTGTTGACTGTGCACAAAAGCGTAATAAGTTGCTATCATTGTCATtttacatttaaattaaatacgGCCTACCtgtagaatacagcaccacaatcTCTAAAAAGATATATAGTAGTCTTTTAAAGTAattgcaggtgattttgttcCAAAGAGTGTTCCCAAAACAATGCCCTATGAAGCCAACAAGGTCGTCCAGCTCAGCgcctgatgtttcatctctaccagctATGTCATAGCAAAAACCCAACGATGTTGCAAGTTTCCAGTAGTTGTTCACCAGCGGATGCGCATAGTTTTTGCACAccagtttgaaatattttttcttttttgactacTATGcttatatttctttgtattaagaggtgctgaggtgttatattttctgtatttttagattttgtattttttaaatttagtaagAATGAGTTACACTGGTCACATTCTGCCATTTTCTACTATtcgcagttttggtcaattcggtttcaaacgtaactattaggatcaaatgaattataaacGTAaacttatatacatatatatctatatcctTCAGTAATTTGCATCATTACAATGAAAtggagtttatttgtatttatttttcgaaGCGTCAAGAATGCATTACACTGGACACATCTGCCATTTTCGTGCTGGTTCGGTTAAacatattctatttattagaattatttcaAGGGTTCAGGTTTAGGGTAAGGGAGCTAATCCAATAGAGTAGGTAGAtgtgaaataaatgatgaaatgattTAATGTAGAAATTTGGGCTAATGGAAATCGTCCTTGAATCTGCACCGCACTCAAGCCACCGTTCATTAatgatttcagtgagtgagtttagttttacgccacactcagcaatattccagctatatggcggcggtctataaaataatcgagtctggaccagacaatccagtgatcgacaacatgagcatcgatctgcgcaattcggaaccgatgacatgtgtcaacgaagtcagcaagcctgaccacctgatcccgttagtcacctcttgtgacaagcatagtcgccttttatggcaagcatgggttgctgaaggcctattctaccctgggaccttcacgggtcaatgaTTCGATGTCTAACTCATCCTTGTGCTGTCACTTGACATGCCCATGTCTAATGCATTCCTTAGCGCCATCCACATTATCCTCATTGTGTTCCCTACAACACCTTTCTGTCATGAAAGCACCCAATGATATTTATACAAGCAtgtcattcatgcatgcaccatGAAATCAATGTCTGACGCCTGATgtcaacaaccgttttcagttcgaaccaCATCAGATCATTCCacacaacatggtatcttgtagatcACGGAATAGGACGAGTGTGCCAAATGGTATCAGAGCCATCCAGCAACCGTCCGTAGATTGCAATCACACGACACCAAGTGTACCCGAAACCTTTGTAATTACTGTAACCTATTCAACTCATTCCATTCATTTCACAGTCACAGGAATGACTGAGTaaacttgcacaatgtgcaaCAGTGTGGACATAGCTCAGTCATTTAGCTTTTGGGCTAACAATTCATGTGCAAgtgttctcacaaactggttgcctgtctcagtgacatgtgacctacggcTGAGAACGTCTTTACAagaaattgtggtgctgaattctaaaggtgctccctAAATTTGAACACTTGTACATCACCCAACAATGCGACATGGTTAAATTTGAACGCTTGTACATGACTGCAATAACATTGGAAAGAAATAATGAACCACCATAACGATTGTTTTCTGGAATGAACTGTAGAAACGCTGGATTTGACTGCATTTCCCTTGTGTAGACTTGCAATGAGTAATTTCGCATTATCACAATTTTCTACAAATTCTCAAGTTTCATCGATATTCGTTTCACTAAGTACACTTTTAATGGACGACTTAAAAAGAATTTTAAGAACAAGCAATGAAACAAACCTCAAACGACGTTATTCTCCTTCAAAAGACATAAGTACATATCTCCCAACTCACGAAATTAGGAGACGCCGATGTAATGAGAGGATGTGGAGACAATGCTGCACGCAACTGCTGGTTTGAAAACACTTTCCTTgtaaatattaccgatgtgaaaGTGCCAATTCCGGAAAAAGGGAAACACAAATTTCAAATCGCGGTAAAActatcaaaatgaaaatatattcttcCCCAAAAACCACCGCCATGTTGAAAAGTGCACGACGATCTGCAGGCCAAGTAAATCGTAAAATAAAGGCGATAGGTAAGAGCATGGGGGAAATAAAGCACTGATTGAGATATTTGTACCCAAAACCATGAATGCCCACGATGGAGGAAAATTTTTATGCCACAATACTCACCGTAAAATGACAAATAAGTTGGCTTTCTTTTCAGTCGCAAGGGTCGCGAATCTCAAGTCCTGCTCGTTACACAACCTCTGATTGGTTTACATATCGAGACTCAGCCAATCACAGATGAAGTAGCATAGCGTAAACAGATCATCATGGCAGAACAGACGGAAGGTAACTATGAATTTAAAGAGGAAACGAAGAATCATCACAAGAGTGTTATGTTGAAAATAGAAAGTGGATATGTTAAAGTGATCCTCGTAAAACTGCAATTAAACTTTTATCGTCAATTTGGTGTATGAGCATGcttgaaaacaacatgtctcCGAATCCGAAAGACACCTGCCAAAATCTACTTGTGGTTTTGGGTCTAATTTCACGAAGCAACTATTATTAAGGGTAACCATAGTCCGGAAAGACTCAACCGTTTCATTCCCATATCACCTGAATTATATATTACCGTCAGATAATTaactgttttaacatgtttctttagTTACATCTTAACGTACTGAAAGACTGAAAATGccatttaaagaaatatttactCATTGTTAAAATCTAGCTTGATACAGGGGGAAGTCGTACCCTTAATTCCCattgtttaacattgcactaaggttggCCCTATGGGTACCATAGTGCTGTGTGAAAGAAGACCCAGAGTGCCATTGTACCAAGTGGTCGgctaacatgatcgggtggtcaggcttggtgacttggttgacacatgtcattggttcccatttgtgcagatagatgctcatgctgttgatcacttgattgtctttccagatttgattatttatgaactgccaccatatggctgaatgctgagtgcagtgtaaaactcactcactcactcactcactcactcactctaaaagaAAACAAGTGGTTTGGAATGAGCCGATGTGGTCTGAACTGGGATGGAGGATGTCAGATTCACAGCATGTACTAATGTTCTTTTTAAGATATCATGTGATTTACTTACAGAAAAGTGTTGTAGAGAAGGATATTTTAAGGATAATATGGATTGTACTGTGGAATACAATGAGCATGTTTGGTGATATCACAAGATTGAGCAAGCTTTCAAATTATTTCCGAAAAAATTGCAGCATGAATATGGCTGACATGTCTTACTAAGGCTTAAATAAATGCTCTCAATACACTTCATACCTGTGTAATGATGTAAATTACTGaatgaagaaaatatatgtatcaTTTCCTATATATAATCCATTTAGTCCCAAAAATTAAGTTGAAAGCTAaattcctgagagggtatgtaaatcCCAAAACCTTTGAAGTAAATTaaaacttaccaggatttttagacatagtattcttgtattttaattgtgggtagcatttcttacaatcgctaGCAGCcaaagggatgatgtaaatccaactagggaccatctaggtagcaaaagtactctAAGTTcctatggtccctagtttggtgatctaccttctgttgttggcaatctatagcctgtttttatattgtattgtccaagtAGAGAgataagttttaactttccatgctaattctatttcaaattgtgatattctagctgttttaatgtccttcgtcagcaggtttttataatatacataaagtccatttcattgttaactgttgtcacgatatggctgcagtcttgCTCAGGTGATGTCAAagattgactcactcactcgaaagcaaaatataaaatattttcaacataaaaGGCTTTCATAATCTGGTGTTTTTGATATAATGCACTATCGCCGGCTAGCTTTAGCTCACAAACTTCTAAGAGCACTGGGCTTTTTCAGTGACAATGCGAAGAGATATGACAGAGCACTGAGAGGAAATTCGTCACACTCGATAACCCAGCTACAGTCTGGTGTCACTAAGTATTATTTTGGGTAATAATGTTTGACAAATTGACATctttgatatctccagggtatgcgttctgataagtctccactatgccctggatgcatctatggcctGGCCCGATAAatatattacctcccttggctggctttttatccagtcaGTTGTCTGTGCTTGGAAGTTGTGCGTCAATCACAACTCGCATTTACTAATACCCGACAGCTTTCTTATATTAGAACAtttttaagaaactatcatcattgaaaacgcaaaagttgttatctgtcgcgGTGGGTTGAGACCGCAGAAATGTAACAGCCAGTCATGACGGGGGACATCTCAAAATCTAATCAGTTAATCGTCTGTCATAGTCACAACTTACAGGGATGACAAGTGGTGCCACAGTTGCCTGTTGTAAGCCATCTGGAGACCAGTAACCTTGTTCAATGACGTTAGCTACCTTGTTGACACAGATTTGCCAAGTTTCAGTTGTGGGATTCCTTAAGCAAAACCTCTGTGTCATGTAATCTGAAAGTTGTTTTTGATCTGGCAACATCACCTTTAACAATACCCCGTATTGTTTCATTGGGGTTAAGGTCACAGTGATAGGGTGGAAGTCGCAGAATATCGTGACCTTTACtttttatgtaactgtcaactttGTAGGAAGGTTCACCTTTGTGGATTTTTATGATCTCATATAGCTGAGGCTGTGTTGCCCTTGAAGGCTGTGTGATCTGAAATTTGTCAAGCCATGATATCATATCACCTTTTCAACTGTTTGATGTCGGGACAAAAGACTTCTCTTGTTGAGTTGGTAGCAAGTgttttttttaatccagtcgAGGAAAACTGCACCGTTCATCTCGGAATGGTAGTCTCTGTTATCTGTGGACTTTGCCCTGAATACCAAGTCGCTGCCTGGGAGAAAGCCTTTGCTGGAGCAGCCAGCATGGAGAATGGTTAGTCCCTCTCCTTTCCCTAAGTCAGCTTTCTATGTGACCCCTTATCACCCACATTGGCTACCCACTGACTGTTGGCAGTGTGCGAGGCATTGACCCAGGTCTCGTCCAAGTACACTAGCTCGAACCCTTCCTCGCGCTTCTTTATTACCCTGAGAAAATAATTTCTCAAGCAAACAATATCAGGGTGTTCACATAATTCTGACCTGTTGTCTCCCCAGATTGTCTTATAACGGTACTCGAAAGAGTGTACAAGTCGCCGAGTGTGTACTTTGATACTCTGAGGTTGTGTTCTTGATTCAACTTTCAGTGacatgtatatgttttcagAATAGAGTTTGTTGATAGACTGCCTTACAAGGTCCTTTAGAAAGTTGTCCAAGTGTTTTAATTTGTGTGACTTTGACACCCTCACAATGTTTGTGTTCAGAACATTTGTCAGTACCCTTGCTGATACTCTTAAGGCTTTTGATGCCCACTTACAGAATTTATTAATGCCATAAAATGGTCTGTCCCTTTTGGCTTCAGCACGGAAAAAATGGTACACATTAATTATCAACTGTTTCACGTTGGCATTCAACTTAATATTTCGTCAGGCATGTGTATCCCGTGCATGAGATAGTGGATGTTCTGTTCCTGTGGTTTCACCCTGCTGagacagataacaacttttcaGTGATGATAGTTTCCTAAACAACTTTTTTGGTGGATtccggaaaatgttcaaatatgagAAAGCTGtcgggtattagtaaatgataaacgtgTACTATTAACATATATGTGGccattttgtacaatgataagaTCTGCAATTCAGCGGTCCATTTCTGATTCAACTTACAGAAACAAGtcatcaaaaatgtcaaatCAACCTATGAAGTTAAAAAAACCCGAAATGACAAAAAGCCCACGAGATCaaagttcaaacgattcactgatTTTCCCACAATGTTGGGGGGGagagtggtttcaacagctatgctgtgcTGCGCTCATAACACATGTGCAGTaaataggttcgtggagcttgaaacaggaTGCCTACCctgagtatgaggtcatgagcagtagtctaatcttgtttgtgtacactaACAAGTAAATAGTCTACTCATTATGTAAGAAAAACCCATGTTGATTGTTATAAGCAGACTCTGTtgcagagaaaactcaatgtctggtttattgacacttatGTGTCACTCTGCGTGTCTGTCTGCTAGTGGTATAATGCAGTGCACAACTTCAATGACTGACCACATTCagttaacacctatcaggcttatacgtcgtaaacaaagagccggctaagcgtatcgtcaagtgaaccagtggccaatgaaacagcttcattacacttgagtgcacaaaCTCactggctctgactgggttcagtatcgCTGCTGCTTCGTTTTGatggaggtaaacccaagtacaaaatctTGCACTTTCGATTTgcaattatacgcttataattctgtttatttgtattGTCTCCATCAAccatgcattttatatatcatgaataagtgaaaattgtgttttaattatgtttgattttttggttgcatgtgacctttaaattaaTTAACTGATTAAACTCAGCAACACAAACTACCGAGAGGTTCTCTGATAGAGGTAGAAGAGTTcttgtgtatatgtttttaAGCTTCAGACCAGTTAATTTGTCTGCATCATTTCTCCCAAATCTGAGTTGCTCTACAAATAAATCTTTACATCTGCGAGCGGTATCTTTGTTGTTAATGCCGCTTAggtgattggctactgtgagaatgtggagctAGGAAAGGGAAGTAATGAAATTATCGGGCCGAGCCGTAGATACATCCTGGGCATAGTGGAaatttatcggaacatataccctggtgATATTGAGGCTGTGATGTAATTTGTAAAGTTTGTTTGCAGTATTCTAAAGGTGGTCCCAAAGATCATACAACCACATATCGGTATCAAGGCTACATGCAGAAACACTGTTTTCAttgaatattatttatattttgcatcACTGATATTTTGGAAAGTTTGTATTACACTTTGAAATGGTTGTAGTTGTGAATGTGCTTCCATCCCAGTTGCCATCTCTATAGATGGTGTTAAATTGTATCCTGAGTATGACATACTTGTAAAATAGCTGACTAAAGCCTTGGCTGATTctaaacaaaatgtcattttcaaggaattatcactttgtgttttagatTTAAAGGCATTTGAGCGGAGGTTGACAGAAGTTATCGATAAGCTTCAGCCAGCAGCCCGGTTCTGGAGAAGTAAGTGCAAACTGCAGTGTGTTATTGGCTTTCATGATGTAGATAGCAATGTACGAAGAGTGGCTGGAAAATTCTCAGCCAAACTACAAGGACGTAAACTTTACAAGTATATCTCTGTTTATGAAAGTATTGGTGGAATTAGTAAAAACAACcctaatttttcacatttatctccACAATATATAAAGTTGatttgtgaaagtgtgaaatatctgctAAATTAAGTTCAGCCTAACTACAGCTCCACTgttagggagataggaaacataATAAACACGCcaaaactattaaggatgttgCTGTcatggagtctcactatcaACATAAGAAATGggtaggaggggtcgtctcaaaagcaaacACAGGACGGATGTAGCAGACGATGGTTGGGGTTGGACTCAGAGGTATAGGTATCAACTAATATATGATAATCCCTTAGGGTAAATAAACTAAGGAAGTCATGCTAtctacagtcgaaccccgtttcaGTCGAAAATTGTCCGGATAGCGAGACATCCGGCTAagtggatcaaacaagcaaaacgtgaaaattaagtgaaagtaaaaacattttcatgtacgTATGTCagtaaatcaacagtcaatagtaataacagtgaatcatcataacatatacgTGTAccaataatacatggaaggcggaatGCAGGTTACCATTTGTGAGGTTTTCTCGGATGTAATCATAtagcgtgtggagcttcagatggtaagttagatgaaaacataaatcgatgacaaaaagtttctattttgccaattgcatGTTCTTTTTTTgaattttaaatgccctaaaaatATATGACATCGCGTTgaacttatgctgtctgcagaaagtaaacttctggacgggatcacatgacttagatcatgtggagactatttttaatttgcatcgcgacagatagcaggggtcgacttataagtgttatatgcagtacaattacagtgtagtttactttaatcctacttaacatgtgttttcgttactgatgagatgttttCACACGTGCCAAATCCTAATGAGTGACTCACATCAGTAGTGTTTTGTTGGCTAATTAATCAGttcacaccaaatgccttcCGATAGATGCCTTCCGGACATGTGGGGTCCGAGTAAACGGGGTTCAActgtatatatttaaatacatacatatcatactcttttacatatctcaacataaaGTTTCTGAAAGAATGGCGTGCAAGATGGTAGTCCGTAGTTGCGACATATTCAACCCACATGAAAAAGCAAACAATATGGCCCCTTGTGCCAATATTCAGGGCATGCATCTCATGCTAGGTGAGTCGACTATCTGCTGTCATGCCTGGTTGAGTGTTCTATTTGCCATCTgtagtctgatctattgttttcagcagctagtcatattttttcaaagttttgccCAATTTTACGAATAAATATGCTTTACTGGATAAGCTCTtacgcatcccactgaatgGCCAGTTAGGCCTAAGTGAGTTGTTTCAACATATcgtatttgcagttgtgtaaatttgagggatacagagtaacagcctaaaacagttttttttctgtttctgaGTTACTTTAGTACAATACCTTCCAAGCTTGCCTGGATGCATTTGAATCAAGACATCCAAGCAGGAGGATAAAAGGTGCTGCCACCACTAGAGAAAATGCTCATAAATTCCATGAGATTATCATGGATAGTTTAATGTTTGCCACATGTCACATACCATATCCAGTGACAGTTTTCCCATCAAACAATTGAGAACATTCTGATAAAAGAACTAGGCATGACAAGGCTATCAGCATCCTGGGTTTCATTGCTTCTGACTCTTGATCAGAAATTAACTAGGTTCAACATCTGTCATGAGATGCTATTTTGTTTTGAGAGAGACTCAAGCTTTTTAGTTGATCAGTCTGAAACCATGGACCAGTTAACTTCCACCCTCAGAATAAACAACAGTCAAAGCAGTTGGGGATAACATCTGCCTTCAAAACTAGTGGCAAAGAAATTTGTAATAAGGGGCTTCTTTGCTCTGCTTGAGGGCTTTGTTCATGACATTGTTTCACAGAGAAActtatgtttttcatgtacaCAGAATGTCAGAAGAAGGAAGTTGTCTTGTAGCATTTTCTAAACAAGTTTGAGGAATATAagatgtcagtgagtgaatattgcttaacaaatataatatttgaaGAATAATGCATAGTAAAGTGTGTAGTGTTGCTGCAACATGCGATAGTGTTATGGCTGACCTGCTTGACTGTCAAAACAACTATACTGATCAGTGAAGGTACATTGTGTGTTTCAGTTATACTGATCTTCATCTCTGTATGTACAGCAGTAGGGGCATGGACATGGCTCTGGGACCCCCTCACACCTCAGGTGAGTACTGGGCAGCACTGGGGGCATGGACGTGGCTCTGGGACCCCCTCACACCTCAGGTGAGTACTGGGCAGCACTGGGGGCATGGATGTGGCTCTGGGACCTCCTCATACCTCAGGTGAGTACTGGGCAGCACTGGGGGCATGGACGTGGCTCTGGGACCTCCTCATACCTCAGGTGAGTACTGGGCAGCACTGGGGGCATGGACGTGGCTCTGGGACCCCCTCACACCTCAGGTGAGTACTGGGCAGCACTGGGGGCATGGACGTGGCTCTGGGACCCCCTCATACCTCAGGTGAGTACTGGGCAGCATTGGGGGCATGGTTGTGGCTCTGAGACCTCCTCTCACCTCAGGTGAGTACTGGGCAGCACTGGGGGCATGGATGTGGCACTGGGACCTCCTCTCACCTCAGGTGAGTACTGGGCAGCACTGGGGGCATGGTTGTGGCTCTGGGACCTCCTCTCACCTCAGGTGAGTACTGGGCAGCACTGGGGGCATGGACGTGGCTCTGGGACCCCCTCATACCTCAGGTGAGTACTGGGCAGCACTGGGGGCATGGATGTGGCTCTGGGACCCCCTCACACCTCAGGTGAGTACTGGGCAGCATTGGGGACATGTTCATGGACATCGGCTGGCTAAAGCTATTGATAATCAAACACATTGTCgatgtgaaaaattatttatgatcaggggttaaaaaatcccattggCTGACGCCCAggtcaagtcagttttcatttcgggcaatcaaataatggtatcttacttatCAATGGACTattagataatttccacttatgattTCGAACTATGAATGATCTTGGATtgcatttcatatctgctcataatgaagctattacagttttgaaataataataaagtaaagttagtagagagtgaaattataaATCTTctataaatagtccagtaaacatgaacatcatgcattgtgtggaAAGTGGAAagttagtcaggacaagttactttcttgaagtcacttgccctgtggcaagtggttttgtcaaaatatttttgaaacccTGATGATCATTGATGTGAAAACTGTGTCATTGATAATATCGTACATAAACTATTGTGATAAAATTTCTTTGGCTATGCATGGACAATACACAAAATTAGATTTTTATTTATTGGTTGCTTCTAAATTATGTTCAGGATGCTATTTTGTTCATAATCCAAGCATGAATATGTCACCACTTAGATCTGATGTGaaattttttaatttgtttcagGTTATTTTAAGCATTTTTGCTCAAACTTACTTCTCAGATAATTATCGATCATCACCCTATATGTTGAACATTGTGACAGGATCAGTCATCCAGAATGTTTTGTTGCAGGTATCGTTCACCCAATCTCTCCTGAACCATCCCTTCTTCACCATCAGCTGCCTAGTCCTTGTCATGCTGTTCCTCTGGGGCATTCACAAGCGGGTAGTGGCACCATCTATGTATCCTTCAGATAACTCAAAGTTTCAAGTTGTGTTCATATGATCTCGGTGGGattggtggtgtagcctaatgattatatgtcacaccgaagaccgaggttcgattccctcTTGGTTATAATTTGTGAATCCCATTTGTCGTGTTCCCATACATTGAtaatgctagaatattgccaaaagcagcactcactcactcactcactcactcactcactcactcactcactcactcactcactcactcactcactcactcactcactcactcactcactcacacacacacacacacacacacacacacacacacacacactcacacatgatCTGGCAGTGGTATGTAAAGCACCCATTAGTGTATGAGACTTGGACTCATGTCCCAGTGTTTTTGCCTGCACTATGTAAAATGATCATGCATGCACCTATTATAGTACCCACAAGTCAACCTGCTGCATGTTTCAGTCGCAAACTTGAACAGTCCACCAGATATTCCCACAAGATACATTGTTGAAGTGCAGACACTGAGTCAAAGGCTTAAGTAATGAAGGGAGGGAACGCTGCTAAAATAGTTTGTTTGAGAGAAGAAAATTGCACAGATGAAACTTCAATTGTTTTCTACTGTCTGGTGTTTAAGGAATGTAAAACCTCAATCCTCAAATGGCCAGTCAAGAGAACATATTACTTGAGGTTAATGTATAAATCAAACACACACTGTAATCTTCAGTCTTCTTGTTTATCATTG comes from the Haliotis asinina isolate JCU_RB_2024 chromosome 12, JCU_Hal_asi_v2, whole genome shotgun sequence genome and includes:
- the LOC137258285 gene encoding nuclear envelope phosphatase-regulatory subunit 1-like, producing MAEQTEDLKAFERRLTEVIDKLQPAARFWRIILIFISVCTAVGAWTWLWDPLTPQVSFTQSLLNHPFFTISCLVLVMLFLWGIHKRVVAPSIIASRCRQVLGDYNMSCDDTGKLILKPRPST